Proteins found in one Streptomyces sp. NBC_00461 genomic segment:
- a CDS encoding LysR family transcriptional regulator — protein sequence MQLDLNLLAALDALLEEGSVAGAAARLHVTAPAMSRSLGRIRRTTGDQILVRTGRTMTPTPYAIAVREQVHELLHQVQGVLAPSRELDLATLERTFTLRWHDSLVALSGPALLAAVRGQAPGVRLRFVAESSIDTPELRRGEVDLEANSNRPSAPDIRAENVGETRLVVVARQGHPLTRVRTLTAQQYADAEHVTVSRRGNLTNAIDDALARLGLTRRVVATAPTEGAALEFARGSDILISVPEATTRSAVADLGLVVLPLPLELPSAPIYLSWHQRYDTDHAHAWLRGLARTALAL from the coding sequence ATGCAATTGGATTTGAACCTGCTCGCCGCGCTCGACGCGCTGCTGGAGGAGGGCAGTGTGGCCGGGGCGGCGGCGCGCCTGCACGTCACCGCCCCCGCGATGAGCCGGAGTCTGGGCCGGATCCGGCGCACGACCGGGGATCAGATCCTCGTGCGCACCGGCCGCACGATGACCCCGACGCCGTATGCGATCGCCGTCCGGGAACAGGTGCACGAGCTGCTGCACCAGGTCCAGGGGGTGCTGGCACCGAGCCGTGAACTCGATCTGGCAACGCTCGAGCGCACGTTCACACTCCGCTGGCACGATTCCCTCGTCGCCTTGAGCGGCCCCGCACTGCTCGCGGCCGTGCGCGGACAGGCGCCGGGCGTGCGACTGCGCTTCGTCGCGGAATCGAGCATCGACACCCCCGAATTGCGGCGCGGCGAGGTCGACCTGGAGGCGAACTCCAACCGCCCGAGCGCACCGGACATCCGTGCCGAGAACGTGGGCGAGACCCGCCTCGTCGTCGTCGCGAGGCAGGGGCACCCCCTCACCCGCGTCAGGACCCTCACCGCACAGCAGTACGCCGACGCTGAACACGTCACCGTCTCGCGACGTGGAAACCTCACCAACGCCATCGACGACGCCCTCGCCCGGCTCGGCCTCACCCGCCGTGTGGTGGCGACCGCGCCCACGGAAGGGGCCGCTCTGGAGTTCGCGCGCGGCTCCGACATCCTGATCAGCGTCCCCGAAGCCACCACGCGGTCAGCGGTCGCCGACCTCGGCCTGGTCGTGCTCCCCCTCCCGCTCGAACTGCCGTCGGCACCGATATACCTGTCATGGCATCAGCGCTACGACACCGATCACGCCCACGCCTGGCTCCGCGGACTGGCGCGAACCGCGCTGGCCCTGTGA
- a CDS encoding NADPH-dependent F420 reductase — translation MTKIAVLGNGRVGGNLAAALARAGHEVTVADRTPGTAADAARTARIVINATPGTGSLDRLAALREELRDKILVDVSNATTDGPDGLPADLIYPGSSLAEQLQKALPETRVVKTLNTMLFPVMTSPDTLAQTPTVFLSGEDAQAKQSVRELLTDLGWQKEWITDLGGIQTARATEAAILFVPHVIRSTGFTPFAISIAR, via the coding sequence ATGACCAAGATCGCAGTTCTCGGAAACGGCCGCGTCGGCGGCAACCTGGCCGCAGCCCTCGCCCGGGCAGGACACGAAGTGACAGTGGCGGACCGCACGCCGGGCACCGCCGCCGACGCCGCCCGGACTGCCCGGATCGTCATCAACGCCACCCCGGGCACCGGCTCGCTGGACCGGCTCGCCGCTCTGCGCGAAGAACTCCGGGACAAGATCCTCGTCGACGTCTCCAACGCCACCACCGACGGACCGGACGGACTGCCCGCCGATCTGATCTACCCCGGCTCGAGCCTGGCCGAACAGCTCCAGAAGGCGCTCCCCGAAACGCGCGTCGTCAAGACACTCAACACCATGCTCTTCCCGGTGATGACCTCGCCGGACACGCTCGCCCAGACACCGACCGTGTTCCTCTCCGGCGAGGACGCGCAGGCCAAGCAGAGCGTCCGCGAACTGCTCACCGACCTCGGCTGGCAAAAGGAATGGATCACCGACCTCGGCGGGATCCAGACCGCCCGCGCCACAGAGGCCGCGATCCTGTTCGTACCTCACGTCATCCGTTCCACCGGATTCACACCCTTCGCGATCTCAATCGCCCGCTGA
- a CDS encoding class I SAM-dependent methyltransferase, which produces MTGYDVLAEVYAWLISDAKLPPAEFAASFDDVLNLLPSNAHVLDCSCGTGQLAVGLAGRGMQVVATDASEAMVRRTAELSEEFGASVRAVRANWEELPDHFQDNTFDMVFCVGNSLHHAAGATGRGAALESMSRLLRPGGRLVLTSRTWELVRARGSRLEISDRLVRRNGHDAVVVYRWEIAPHWDEEHHIEIAIAQVDATGLVLVRSELLSCWPYRYEELEVELRRVGLQTELSTFDLEAENYMVVASKV; this is translated from the coding sequence GTGACAGGCTATGACGTGCTTGCCGAGGTGTACGCATGGCTCATCTCGGATGCAAAGTTGCCTCCAGCCGAGTTCGCTGCGTCGTTCGACGACGTCCTCAATCTCCTGCCGTCGAACGCTCACGTCCTCGACTGTTCGTGCGGAACCGGACAGTTGGCGGTTGGCCTCGCCGGTCGTGGCATGCAGGTTGTCGCAACTGACGCCAGCGAGGCGATGGTTCGTCGGACTGCCGAGCTGTCTGAGGAGTTCGGGGCATCCGTCCGGGCCGTACGGGCGAACTGGGAAGAGTTGCCCGACCATTTCCAGGACAACACGTTCGACATGGTGTTCTGCGTTGGCAACTCGCTTCACCATGCCGCGGGCGCGACAGGCAGGGGTGCTGCTCTGGAGTCGATGTCACGGCTTCTGCGCCCCGGCGGGCGCTTGGTACTCACATCCCGCACTTGGGAACTCGTGAGGGCCAGAGGTTCCCGGCTGGAGATCAGTGACCGACTCGTCCGCCGGAACGGTCACGATGCCGTCGTGGTCTACCGCTGGGAGATTGCGCCGCATTGGGATGAGGAGCACCACATCGAAATTGCGATCGCGCAAGTTGATGCGACCGGGTTGGTTCTTGTCCGCTCGGAACTGCTGTCCTGCTGGCCCTACCGGTACGAGGAACTCGAAGTCGAGCTGCGCCGGGTCGGACTCCAAACGGAACTGAGCACGTTCGATCTTGAGGCCGAGAACTACATGGTGGTCGCGAGCAAGGTATAG
- a CDS encoding 3'(2'),5'-bisphosphate nucleotidase CysQ, whose protein sequence is MSETLQTTDVAASDADLLAQTAIAVREAGSALRERFGEVVRYQSREELMRALAVNDDAALDILRPRLTSLRPQAGWVEDELDGGALPAGEWWVVDPAEGNVNHLHALPEWAVTATLVRENQPVLTAVHLPLTGETYTALTGAGAHLDGRPLHVSQTADLGLSIVATSQARPDEDEKVVRRVGSSITAMLFDALVVRVAVPATLHLLNVAAGRIDAFWQFAGARADLLPGALLVTEAGGRISDAEGRPWTPQSQSFVAAAPGVHAEAVSTLSR, encoded by the coding sequence ATGTCCGAAACGCTTCAGACCACCGACGTCGCCGCCTCCGACGCCGACCTGCTCGCCCAGACCGCGATCGCCGTGCGTGAGGCGGGTTCGGCGCTGCGCGAGCGCTTCGGCGAGGTGGTCCGCTACCAGAGCCGCGAAGAGCTGATGCGCGCGCTGGCCGTCAACGACGACGCGGCTCTCGACATCCTGCGTCCCCGTCTCACGAGCCTGCGTCCGCAGGCCGGCTGGGTGGAGGACGAACTGGACGGCGGGGCGCTGCCGGCCGGCGAGTGGTGGGTCGTGGATCCGGCCGAGGGCAACGTCAACCACCTGCACGCCCTGCCGGAGTGGGCGGTGACCGCCACCCTCGTGCGGGAGAATCAGCCGGTGCTCACCGCAGTGCACCTGCCGTTGACCGGCGAGACCTACACCGCGCTCACCGGCGCGGGCGCCCACCTCGACGGCCGGCCGCTGCACGTCTCCCAGACCGCCGACCTCGGCCTGAGCATCGTGGCCACCAGCCAGGCCCGGCCGGACGAGGACGAAAAGGTCGTGCGGCGGGTCGGCTCCTCGATCACCGCGATGCTCTTCGACGCGCTCGTCGTCCGCGTCGCCGTACCCGCGACCCTGCACCTGCTGAACGTAGCCGCCGGCCGGATCGACGCCTTCTGGCAGTTCGCCGGCGCCCGCGCGGACCTGCTTCCCGGAGCGCTGCTCGTCACCGAGGCCGGCGGACGGATCTCCGACGCCGAGGGCCGCCCCTGGACCCCCCAGAGCCAGAGCTTTGTGGCCGCCGCGCCGGGCGTCCACGCCGAGGCCGTGTCCACGCTCTCGCGCTGA